One Edaphobacter flagellatus genomic region harbors:
- the trpA gene encoding tryptophan synthase subunit alpha: MPINFPKKPGLVIYLTAGDPNLATTRDIALAAIDNGADVIELGVPFSDPLADGPVIQRASERAVAKGTRLADVLGVAKELRKARPQAGLILFSYLNPVVRMGMKAFSAKAAEAGADGVLLTDMIVEEAGEYLDAMHANKLAPVFLAAPTSPDERLKAIAENSQGFVYAISRTGITGTQSHLTGDAGDVVTRLKKFTKLPIAVGFGISNAEHVRAVGEFADAAVVGSAIVQLIEKTAPQDAAAAAGKFVAGLRG; the protein is encoded by the coding sequence ATGCCGATAAATTTTCCAAAGAAGCCCGGCCTCGTTATCTACCTCACCGCAGGTGATCCCAATCTTGCGACGACGCGCGATATTGCGCTGGCGGCTATCGACAACGGAGCCGACGTCATCGAACTGGGCGTGCCGTTCAGCGATCCGCTGGCCGATGGCCCGGTGATTCAACGTGCGAGTGAACGGGCGGTGGCGAAGGGCACGCGGCTGGCAGATGTGCTTGGGGTTGCAAAGGAGCTTCGCAAGGCGCGTCCGCAAGCGGGGTTGATCCTCTTCAGCTATCTGAATCCTGTGGTGCGGATGGGGATGAAAGCGTTCAGCGCGAAGGCGGCTGAGGCTGGTGCCGATGGTGTGCTGCTGACCGACATGATTGTCGAAGAGGCGGGCGAATATCTTGACGCAATGCATGCGAACAAGCTGGCCCCCGTGTTTCTCGCTGCACCCACGTCACCCGATGAGCGGTTGAAGGCGATTGCGGAAAACTCGCAGGGGTTCGTCTACGCCATCTCGCGCACCGGCATCACCGGCACGCAGTCGCACCTGACAGGCGATGCGGGGGACGTGGTGACGCGCCTGAAGAAGTTCACGAAGCTGCCGATTGCGGTGGGCTTCGGCATTTCGAATGCGGAACACGTAAGGGCCGTGGGCGAGTTTGCGGATGCGGCCGTTGTCGGCAGTGCCATCGTGCAGCTGATTGAAAAGACCGCTCCGCAGGACGCGGCAGCGGCGGCGGGCAAATTTGTCGCGGGGCTAAGAGGATGA
- the trpB gene encoding tryptophan synthase subunit beta, translating into MVSPAGPVRSAVGRFGVYGGRYVPETLMAALEELEAAYNQAKDDAAFQAELADLLHNYCGRPTPLYFAKRLSEQLGGAKIYLKREDLLHTGAHKINNALGQGLLARRMGKQRIIAETGAGQHGVATATVCALLGMECVVYMGEEDMRRQELNVYRMRLLGAEVRGVSAGSATLKDAISEAMRDWVTNVRTTFYILGSALGAHPYPTMVRDFHRVISKEAKQQLMEQEGKLPTAIVACVGGGSNAIGAFYEFLNDTNVQLIGVEAGGRGPKLGDHAARFAKDGGGIPGVLQGTYSYVLQDDAGQIALTHSVSAGLDYASVGPEHAMLHDSGRATYTSATDDEALKAVVTLARTEGILPALESAHAVAEAIKLAPTMRKTDVLMVNLSGRGDKDMRILSKELHVSGASVEAKG; encoded by the coding sequence ATGGTGAGTCCGGCTGGACCTGTACGGTCGGCGGTGGGGCGGTTCGGCGTCTATGGCGGGCGGTACGTGCCGGAGACGCTGATGGCCGCGCTCGAAGAGCTGGAAGCGGCGTACAACCAGGCCAAAGACGATGCGGCGTTTCAGGCGGAGCTGGCCGACCTGCTGCACAACTACTGCGGGCGGCCTACGCCGCTGTACTTCGCCAAGAGGCTGAGCGAGCAGTTGGGTGGAGCGAAGATTTATCTGAAGCGCGAAGACCTGCTGCACACCGGAGCACACAAGATCAATAACGCGCTGGGGCAGGGCTTGCTGGCGCGACGCATGGGCAAGCAGCGCATTATTGCGGAGACAGGTGCGGGGCAGCACGGTGTGGCGACCGCGACCGTGTGCGCGCTGCTGGGCATGGAATGCGTCGTCTACATGGGCGAAGAAGACATGCGCCGGCAGGAGCTGAACGTTTACCGCATGCGTTTGCTGGGCGCTGAGGTGCGCGGTGTGAGTGCGGGTTCAGCGACGCTGAAGGACGCAATTTCTGAGGCGATGCGCGACTGGGTGACGAATGTGCGCACGACGTTCTACATCCTGGGCTCGGCGCTGGGTGCGCATCCTTATCCGACGATGGTGCGCGACTTCCATCGCGTGATCAGCAAAGAGGCGAAGCAGCAGCTCATGGAGCAGGAGGGCAAGCTGCCGACGGCCATCGTTGCGTGCGTCGGCGGTGGCTCGAATGCCATCGGCGCGTTTTACGAGTTCCTGAACGACACGAACGTGCAATTAATCGGTGTCGAAGCAGGCGGCCGCGGGCCGAAGCTGGGCGATCACGCGGCGCGCTTCGCGAAGGATGGTGGCGGCATCCCCGGTGTACTGCAGGGAACGTACAGCTATGTGTTGCAGGACGATGCGGGGCAGATTGCGCTGACGCATTCGGTAAGCGCGGGGCTCGATTACGCGAGCGTCGGACCGGAGCACGCGATGCTGCATGACTCGGGCCGCGCAACATACACCTCGGCGACGGACGATGAAGCGTTGAAAGCTGTCGTGACGCTGGCGCGGACAGAGGGGATACTTCCTGCACTCGAAAGCGCGCACGCAGTGGCAGAGGCGATCAAGCTGGCTCCCACGATGCGCAAGACGGATGTGCTGATGGTGAATCTGTCGGGGCGTGGCGATAAGGATATGAGGATTCTTTCGAAAGAGTTGCATGTTAGTGGTGCATCTGTGGAGGCGAAGGGCTAG
- a CDS encoding multicopper oxidase family protein: protein MATRRDVLKLGGAAAVVAAMPRSPAAWADADYSLTIAPCSIEVAPKKFIKTTAYNGQAPGPMLRMREGVPVTINVTNKSANEEIVHWHGLFLAPEVDGAMEEGTPHIAPGASASYTYTPEPAGMRWYHTHTSAGKDLKRALYGGQHGVLWVEPKENPGRYNAEFFLALHDWDGTLIGSDDGSMSPVYNVSTINGRVLGFGEPLRVKQGQRVMIHVVNTSATEPHWLALAGHTFRVVALDGNPVPSPQAVAMLRLSPAERVSAEVVMDNPGVWVLGEVRKSAQALGMGVVVEYADRTGKPVWQQPQTLDWDYLAFAAGTSGATPSAQVNVTEVSLVFESKFAGHGAMDRWMINGRSFPDTETVALKHGQRYRLVMKNKSMDDHPVHLHRHTFEVKKLNGRQTQGILKDTILVSAGTEAEVEFTADRLGLSLFHCHQQDHMDMGFMMLFRCS, encoded by the coding sequence GTGGCGACGCGACGCGATGTTCTAAAGCTTGGTGGGGCGGCTGCTGTGGTTGCTGCGATGCCGCGGAGTCCTGCGGCGTGGGCGGACGCGGATTATTCGCTGACGATTGCGCCGTGCTCGATTGAGGTAGCGCCGAAAAAGTTTATCAAGACGACAGCCTATAACGGGCAAGCTCCGGGGCCGATGCTGCGGATGCGCGAAGGCGTCCCGGTCACGATCAACGTGACCAACAAGAGCGCGAACGAGGAGATCGTGCATTGGCATGGGTTGTTTCTTGCGCCGGAGGTGGATGGTGCGATGGAAGAGGGTACGCCGCACATCGCTCCGGGAGCGAGCGCGAGCTACACCTACACGCCGGAGCCTGCGGGGATGCGTTGGTATCACACGCATACTTCGGCGGGGAAGGACCTGAAGAGGGCGTTGTATGGCGGCCAGCACGGCGTGTTGTGGGTGGAGCCGAAGGAGAATCCCGGGCGCTACAACGCAGAGTTTTTTCTCGCGCTGCATGACTGGGACGGGACGTTGATTGGCTCGGACGATGGCTCGATGAGTCCGGTCTATAACGTGTCGACGATTAATGGCAGGGTGCTGGGCTTTGGTGAGCCGCTGCGCGTGAAGCAGGGGCAGCGCGTAATGATTCATGTGGTGAACACTAGCGCGACGGAGCCACACTGGCTTGCGCTGGCGGGGCATACGTTTCGCGTGGTGGCACTGGACGGGAATCCGGTGCCTTCGCCGCAGGCGGTGGCGATGCTGCGGTTGTCGCCGGCGGAGCGTGTCTCTGCGGAAGTGGTAATGGATAACCCCGGCGTATGGGTGCTGGGTGAGGTACGCAAGAGCGCACAGGCGCTGGGCATGGGCGTGGTCGTCGAATACGCCGATCGCACAGGCAAGCCTGTATGGCAGCAGCCACAGACACTTGATTGGGACTACTTAGCTTTTGCGGCTGGTACATCGGGCGCGACTCCTTCAGCGCAGGTTAATGTCACTGAGGTCTCATTAGTTTTTGAGTCGAAGTTCGCAGGGCACGGCGCGATGGATCGCTGGATGATCAATGGCCGTTCGTTCCCGGATACGGAGACGGTGGCGCTGAAGCATGGGCAGCGCTACAGGCTGGTGATGAAGAACAAGAGTATGGACGATCATCCAGTTCATCTCCACCGGCATACGTTTGAAGTAAAAAAACTAAACGGCCGCCAGACGCAGGGTATTTTGAAAGACACAATCTTAGTGAGCGCGGGGACAGAAGCGGAGGTGGAGTTTACTGCCGATCGCCTGGGACTGTCGCTCTTTCACTGTCACCAGCAGGACCACATGGACATGGGATTCATGATGCTGTTCCGGTGCTCCTGA
- a CDS encoding RelA/SpoT family protein gives MAIAPPASSQAGPQPGKQNQPEGQPEIPEVKAGAEPTAPLSAPVKSTELRSAVRPPAEESSAAHLSGLAPSDVAVIDEKFQKLLETVHENRPADDLEIIRKAWAFCLQQHEGQKRASGEPYVIHPLEVGQVLAELKMDSTAIAAGLLHDAVEDTDVTSDEIAKKFGEQVAHIVEGVTKLDKIKFANREDHQAENIRKMLLAMVTDVRVVIIKLADRLHNMRTLEHLKPEKQQKIARETLEIYAPLAHRLGMGKLRGELEDLAFRYTDPFAYEQVSHEVDSLRGAGEEFLKKIVTRLDEKLKEFKIQGRVESRIKRLYSIQQKLQSQKIPVDQVYDLLAIRVITHTVQDCYALLGLLHSIWRPVPGRIKDFIAMPRPNLYQSLHTTLIGEGGHQFEVQIRTEDMHRVAEEGIAAHWKYKADDSVSAKDEQRLAWVRQLMEWQREMTDPNEFMSTLKIDLYPEEVYTFTPKGKVVVLPKDASPVDFAYAIHTEVGNTTVGAKVNGRIVPLRTKLKNGDIVEITTQTGHTPSRDWLSFTKSSKARNKIKHWLNEHQRQRAMEIGKKLLDREARKYKLSLNKYTTADYDKLAHEYGLTSEAELLAGIGFGKFSSRQALNKLEPGSTMTPEPAQPEPGTVGNAIGQMSDAVKRVFFGKGSESLQVEGQDDLLVYRARCCNPIRGEEIIGYVTRGKGVAVHARSCPNVQNLLYESDRRIQVEWAPTPTEPGVAKQQTYPVKLTILCEDRAGMLKEFTAIISDDGTNIRSIDTKIGPDGSAVVDFVIETVDVRHLNRLVERLRRVPGVREVHRVQKI, from the coding sequence ATGGCAATCGCTCCTCCGGCCTCTTCGCAAGCCGGTCCGCAGCCAGGGAAGCAGAACCAGCCTGAAGGTCAACCGGAGATTCCAGAGGTCAAAGCAGGTGCGGAGCCTACGGCTCCGTTGTCGGCTCCGGTGAAGTCGACAGAGCTTCGCTCTGCTGTGCGCCCACCTGCCGAAGAATCCTCGGCGGCGCATCTTTCCGGGTTAGCGCCGAGCGATGTTGCTGTCATCGACGAAAAATTTCAGAAGCTGCTGGAGACGGTGCATGAGAACCGTCCTGCGGATGATCTGGAGATCATTCGCAAGGCGTGGGCGTTCTGTCTGCAACAGCATGAGGGGCAGAAGCGCGCGAGCGGCGAGCCGTATGTGATCCATCCGTTGGAAGTGGGGCAGGTACTGGCGGAGCTGAAGATGGATTCGACCGCCATCGCAGCGGGGCTGCTGCATGATGCGGTGGAAGACACCGATGTCACAAGCGATGAGATTGCGAAGAAGTTCGGCGAGCAGGTGGCCCACATTGTCGAGGGCGTGACGAAGCTGGACAAGATCAAGTTCGCGAACCGCGAAGATCATCAGGCGGAGAACATCCGCAAGATGCTGCTGGCTATGGTGACGGATGTTCGTGTCGTGATCATCAAGCTGGCGGACCGGCTGCATAACATGCGCACGCTGGAGCATCTGAAGCCGGAGAAGCAGCAGAAGATTGCGCGGGAGACGCTGGAGATCTATGCTCCGCTGGCGCATCGGCTGGGCATGGGTAAGCTGCGTGGCGAGCTCGAAGACCTGGCGTTTCGCTACACCGACCCGTTTGCGTATGAGCAGGTATCGCATGAGGTGGACTCGCTGCGCGGCGCGGGCGAGGAGTTCCTGAAGAAGATCGTTACGCGGCTCGATGAGAAGTTGAAGGAGTTCAAGATTCAGGGCCGCGTGGAGTCGCGCATCAAGCGGCTGTATTCGATTCAGCAGAAGCTGCAGTCGCAGAAGATTCCTGTGGACCAGGTGTATGACCTGCTGGCGATTCGTGTGATTACGCACACGGTGCAGGATTGCTATGCGCTGCTGGGTCTGCTGCACTCGATATGGCGGCCGGTGCCGGGCAGGATCAAGGACTTTATCGCGATGCCGCGTCCGAATCTGTATCAGTCGCTGCATACGACGCTGATCGGCGAGGGCGGACATCAGTTCGAGGTGCAGATTCGTACGGAAGACATGCACCGCGTCGCCGAAGAAGGAATCGCGGCGCACTGGAAGTACAAGGCCGACGACAGCGTCAGCGCGAAGGATGAACAACGTCTCGCGTGGGTGCGGCAGCTGATGGAGTGGCAGCGCGAGATGACCGATCCCAACGAGTTCATGTCGACGCTGAAGATCGACCTGTACCCGGAGGAGGTCTACACCTTCACGCCGAAGGGAAAGGTCGTCGTGCTACCGAAGGATGCGAGCCCGGTGGATTTCGCCTATGCGATTCATACCGAGGTGGGCAACACGACGGTGGGTGCGAAGGTGAACGGCCGGATCGTTCCGCTGCGCACGAAGCTGAAGAACGGCGACATCGTCGAGATTACGACGCAGACGGGGCACACGCCGAGCCGCGACTGGTTGAGCTTTACGAAGAGCAGCAAGGCGCGCAACAAGATTAAGCACTGGCTGAATGAGCATCAGCGGCAGCGCGCAATGGAAATCGGCAAGAAGCTGCTGGACCGCGAGGCACGCAAATATAAGCTCTCGTTGAACAAGTACACGACGGCGGATTACGACAAGCTGGCGCATGAGTACGGGCTGACGAGCGAGGCAGAGCTGCTGGCGGGAATCGGATTCGGCAAGTTTTCGTCGCGGCAGGCGCTGAACAAGCTGGAGCCGGGTTCGACGATGACGCCGGAGCCCGCGCAGCCGGAGCCGGGAACGGTCGGCAATGCGATCGGGCAGATGTCGGATGCGGTGAAGCGCGTCTTTTTCGGAAAGGGCTCGGAGTCGCTGCAGGTGGAAGGACAGGACGACCTGCTGGTGTATCGCGCGCGATGTTGTAATCCGATTCGCGGCGAAGAGATCATCGGCTACGTGACGCGTGGCAAGGGCGTGGCGGTGCATGCACGTAGCTGTCCGAATGTGCAGAACCTGTTGTATGAATCAGACCGCAGGATACAGGTGGAGTGGGCTCCGACGCCGACGGAGCCGGGTGTGGCGAAGCAGCAGACGTATCCGGTGAAGCTGACGATTCTGTGCGAAGACCGTGCCGGTATGCTGAAGGAGTTTACGGCGATCATCTCGGACGATGGGACGAATATACGGAGCATCGATACGAAGATCGGCCCCGATGGCTCGGCGGTGGTGGATTTTGTGATTGAGACGGTGGATGTGCGGCACCTGAACCGTTTGGTGGAGCGGCTGCGGCGCGTGCCGGGTGTGCGCGAGGTTCATCGCGTACAGAAGATTTAG
- the rpsD gene encoding 30S ribosomal protein S4: MSNTKKFKMQRALGLELPGLGKPGALEKRNYPPGQHGRDNAKRKLSEYGAQLKEKQKLLFHYGLREEQLRRFVRDARRIQASNWVESLIGLLERRLDNVVFRLGFARSMAAARQLVSHGHVMVNGRILTIGSAVLRVGDFVKLTEYAASMKATVESRLAPRLPLPGFLQFAHEGVDDHGVVRMQPGAAHVPFTFDPQQIAEYYAKLGV; this comes from the coding sequence ATGAGCAATACGAAGAAGTTCAAGATGCAGCGCGCTCTCGGGCTCGAGCTGCCCGGCCTGGGCAAGCCCGGAGCGCTCGAAAAGCGTAACTACCCACCCGGCCAGCACGGTCGCGACAACGCCAAACGCAAGCTCTCCGAGTACGGCGCGCAGCTCAAAGAAAAACAGAAGCTCCTCTTCCACTACGGCCTGCGCGAGGAGCAGCTCCGCCGCTTCGTCCGCGATGCACGCCGCATTCAGGCCTCCAACTGGGTCGAAAGCCTCATCGGCCTGCTCGAGCGCCGGCTCGACAACGTCGTCTTTCGCCTCGGCTTCGCGCGCTCGATGGCCGCCGCCCGCCAGCTCGTCTCGCACGGCCACGTCATGGTCAACGGACGCATCCTTACCATCGGCTCCGCCGTCCTCCGCGTCGGCGACTTCGTCAAGCTCACCGAGTACGCCGCCAGCATGAAGGCCACCGTCGAATCGCGCCTCGCACCGCGCCTGCCCTTGCCCGGATTCCTGCAGTTCGCCCATGAGGGCGTCGACGACCACGGCGTCGTGCGCATGCAGCCCGGAGCCGCCCACGTCCCCTTCACCTTCGATCCGCAACAGATCGCCGAGTACTACGCCAAGCTTGGAGTCTAA
- a CDS encoding FAD-dependent oxidoreductase encodes MSALGEKKIAVIGGGPGGLTLARLLQLGGAQVSVYERDKSRSARVQGSALDLHEDSGLAALEAAGLLDAFWSNYRPDLDRLRLVDAKGTVLHDHARRMTGAGKRPEIERGPLREILLDSLQPGTVQWDCQLTSAEMQGEQVLLRFAGGRTVLADIAIGSDGANSRLRELVTPIRPEYVGVSLVEGLVPEARQAIPELWNLLGGAALIALGGERTIGMGTKPDGSVLFYAGLKTDDVTARQTMEDANGPDQRVAWFHANFAGWSELWDPLFREAVSMTWRPLLVCPTNQYWEPKANVTLIGDAAHVMPPYAGEGVNMAMLDALVLSKLLLGKNTTFEAIAAYESEMFARMQRMIADTMVNTEMFYAPDASDRVVALFRSFAGADATLSAEV; translated from the coding sequence ATGAGTGCCCTTGGTGAAAAGAAGATCGCTGTTATCGGTGGTGGGCCGGGCGGCCTCACGTTGGCACGCTTGCTGCAGCTGGGCGGTGCGCAGGTTTCCGTGTATGAGCGAGATAAGAGTCGCAGCGCACGCGTCCAAGGCAGCGCATTGGACCTGCATGAAGACTCCGGGCTCGCTGCACTGGAAGCTGCAGGCCTGCTCGATGCGTTCTGGTCCAATTACCGTCCGGATCTTGATCGCCTTCGTCTCGTCGATGCAAAGGGAACGGTTCTTCACGATCACGCACGGCGCATGACCGGTGCCGGGAAACGTCCTGAGATCGAACGGGGACCGTTGCGGGAAATTCTGCTGGACTCACTTCAGCCAGGCACGGTGCAGTGGGACTGCCAGCTTACATCTGCGGAGATGCAGGGTGAGCAGGTGTTGTTGCGTTTCGCGGGCGGCAGGACCGTCCTCGCGGATATTGCCATCGGCAGCGACGGCGCGAACTCGCGCCTGCGTGAACTGGTCACCCCCATCCGGCCGGAGTATGTCGGTGTATCGCTTGTGGAGGGCCTTGTGCCTGAGGCAAGACAGGCGATACCTGAGTTGTGGAACCTATTGGGCGGAGCAGCTTTGATCGCTTTGGGAGGCGAAAGAACGATCGGTATGGGAACCAAACCGGACGGCAGCGTACTGTTTTACGCGGGTTTGAAGACCGATGACGTCACGGCTCGACAGACGATGGAAGACGCGAATGGTCCGGATCAGCGCGTAGCGTGGTTTCACGCGAACTTTGCGGGCTGGAGCGAGCTTTGGGACCCGCTCTTTCGGGAGGCTGTGTCCATGACCTGGCGTCCACTGCTTGTTTGCCCGACGAATCAATATTGGGAGCCGAAAGCAAACGTTACGCTCATTGGTGATGCAGCGCATGTGATGCCTCCCTATGCTGGCGAAGGCGTCAACATGGCGATGCTCGATGCGTTGGTGCTGTCGAAACTGCTCCTTGGCAAAAACACGACCTTTGAGGCAATCGCGGCCTATGAGTCGGAGATGTTTGCTCGAATGCAGCGCATGATAGCGGACACGATGGTGAACACCGAGATGTTCTACGCACCGGATGCTTCCGATCGCGTCGTTGCTTTGTTTCGAAGCTTTGCTGGAGCGGACGCGACGCTGTCGGCTGAGGTTTGA
- a CDS encoding TetR/AcrR family transcriptional regulator, with protein MKERRGTQRREASLSRENIIQTAIALLDSGGEDGLTFRALSERLATGPGAIYGHIANKSDLLTAACDALVARTMNKIPITTPEETIRAVALGLFDLIDVHPWIGSTLTSSPGALPVVRILERIGHQIRTLSVPEEQQWDAVGTLMAFILGVSRQNAANRQLARARNLDRDDFLDAVATAWSQLDAREHPFARSVAGRIRNHDDRVDFLAGIDLILAGIGSLKRPSRPRIKPSPR; from the coding sequence ATGAAGGAACGACGTGGCACGCAACGACGTGAAGCATCTCTTTCGCGCGAAAACATTATTCAGACAGCGATTGCACTGCTGGATAGCGGTGGCGAAGACGGGCTCACGTTCCGCGCACTCTCCGAGCGGCTTGCGACGGGGCCAGGTGCGATTTACGGGCATATCGCCAACAAAAGCGATCTGCTGACGGCAGCCTGCGATGCCCTGGTGGCGCGCACGATGAACAAAATACCGATCACAACCCCCGAAGAGACGATTCGTGCTGTCGCACTTGGCTTGTTCGACTTGATAGATGTGCATCCGTGGATCGGCTCAACACTCACAAGCTCTCCTGGAGCTCTGCCCGTCGTGCGCATTCTTGAGCGCATCGGCCATCAGATTCGCACGCTCTCTGTGCCAGAGGAGCAACAGTGGGACGCCGTCGGCACTTTGATGGCCTTCATTCTTGGCGTCAGTCGGCAGAATGCCGCAAACCGGCAACTCGCCAGAGCGCGAAACCTGGATCGCGACGACTTCCTGGATGCGGTGGCGACTGCATGGTCACAGCTCGATGCGAGAGAGCATCCGTTTGCGAGAAGCGTAGCCGGACGGATACGAAATCACGATGACCGGGTCGACTTTCTTGCCGGGATCGATCTGATCCTTGCGGGCATCGGATCACTCAAACGCCCTTCGCGTCCTCGAATCAAACCTTCACCCCGTTAG
- a CDS encoding ATP-binding protein translates to MNLADLKLSPDVHAQLSGVVQMVKTAVSTASAAPLLFTGVGAPVAAASLAQEAGQPLYRVDLSAVVSQSIGETEKNLDRAFAAAQAQGAILFFDEADALFGKRTEVQDAHDKYANIEVSYLLERMAQYSSVVIVATQGEPDLANCKVFRDVVRLPHRPWP, encoded by the coding sequence ATGAATCTGGCGGATCTGAAACTCTCTCCTGATGTTCATGCGCAGTTGAGCGGCGTGGTGCAGATGGTGAAGACGGCGGTGTCTACGGCCTCGGCGGCGCCGCTGCTGTTTACCGGAGTTGGAGCTCCGGTGGCCGCGGCGAGTCTGGCGCAGGAAGCCGGGCAGCCGCTCTATCGCGTGGATCTGAGCGCGGTGGTGTCGCAGTCTATCGGCGAGACGGAGAAGAATCTCGACCGGGCCTTTGCCGCGGCGCAGGCACAGGGAGCGATCCTGTTCTTCGATGAGGCGGATGCGCTGTTCGGCAAGCGGACGGAGGTGCAGGATGCGCATGACAAGTATGCGAATATCGAGGTGAGCTACCTGCTCGAGCGGATGGCGCAGTATTCCAGTGTGGTGATTGTGGCGACACAGGGAGAGCCTGATCTCGCGAACTGCAAGGTATTCCGCGACGTCGTGAGGCTACCGCACAGGCCCTGGCCGTAA